The Ciconia boyciana chromosome 2, ASM3463844v1, whole genome shotgun sequence genome has a segment encoding these proteins:
- the SBSPON gene encoding somatomedin-B and thrombospondin type-1 domain-containing protein, producing the protein MGGAALSGALWLGLLWAGSGAGGSCSGKCCEGRDAACVGEGWREGGGYGTCYCDGECRRAGDCCHDHGQACPALPCVVGEWSHWSGCAEQCQPDLRIRRRYVQQEPKNGGEPCPALEEKAGCLEYLTYQGEDCGHEHVPAFITTSEYGKERKRRAASALWPSDKEEAGYCVEFKTESLSHHCALENRPYARWMQYLREGHTVCVACQPPAMNTDTRRCSGDGHNADGGKILHWEAVGNSQCQGTWKKIRQLEHCSCPLVHSFIFT; encoded by the exons ATGGGCGGCGCGGCGCTGTCGGGGGCGCtgtggctggggctgctgtgggccgggagcggggccggggggagctgCTCGGGAAAGTGCTGCGAGGGCCGGGACGCCGCCTGTGTCGGcgagggatggagggagggaggaggctaCGGGACCTGCTACTGCGACGGAGAATGCCGGCGAGCCGGGGACTGCTGCCACGACCACGGCCAGGCGTGCCCGG CTCTTCCATGCGTTGTGGGGGAGTGGAGTCATTGGAGTGGCTGTGCAGAACAATGTCAACCCGATCTGCGGATACGCAGGCGCTATGTGCAACAGGAACCTAAAAATGGTGGGGAACCTTGTCCTGCTCTAGAGGAGAAGGCTGGCTGCCTGGAATACCTGACTTACCAGGGAGAGGACTGCGGCCATGAACATG tcCCTGCTTTCATAACTACCTCTGAATACGGTAAAGAAAGAAAGCGACGAGCAGCATCTGCTCTCTGGCCTTCAGACAAAGAAGAAGCTGG ATATTGTGTGgaatttaaaacagaatcaCTTTCACACCACTGTGCTTTGGAGAATCGGCCGTACGCTCGATGGATGCAGTACCTACGAGAAGGACATACTGTGTGTGTAGCTTGCCAGCCTCCAGCTATGAATACTGACACGCGTCGTTGTTCTGGCGATGGCCATAATGCAGATGG AGGTAAAATCTTACACTGGGAAGCAGTTGGCAACTCTCAGTGCCAAGGAACCTGGAAGAAGATTCGGCAACTGGAGCACTGTTCATGTCCCCTTGTgcatagctttatttttacatag